In Nicotiana tabacum cultivar K326 chromosome 19, ASM71507v2, whole genome shotgun sequence, one DNA window encodes the following:
- the LOC142173568 gene encoding auxin-responsive protein SAUR21-like, whose amino-acid sequence MGIIRLPSKFSSVKQFHRLHSVLTKNHISDVPKGHFAVYVGETEKKRYVVPIAYLNHTSFQELLQKAEEEFGFQHPMGGLTLPCNENAFFHVTSQLNSL is encoded by the coding sequence ATGGGTATTATTCGTTTGCCATCTAAGTTTTCCAGTGTCAAGCAATTCCACAGGCTACACTCTGTTCTTACAAAAAATCATATTTCAGATGTTCCAAAAGGACATTTTGCAGTTTACGTGGGAGAAACAGAGAAGAAGCGGTACGTGGTTCCCATTGCATACTTAAATCACACGTCGTTTCAGGAATTGCTTCAGAAAGCAGAGGAAGAGTTTGGGTTTCAACATCCTATGGGTGGTCTCACTTTACCTTGCAATGAGAATGCATTTTTTCATGTCACTTCTCAATTGAACAGTTTATGA